One genomic region from Enterobacter hormaechei ATCC 49162 encodes:
- the lldP gene encoding L-lactate permease codes for MSLWQQNYDPAGNIWLSSLIASLPILFFFFALIKLKLKGYLAATYTVAIALLVALFFYKMPVDRALASVVYGFFYGLWPIAWIIIAAVFVYKISVKTGQFDIIRSSILSITPDQRLQMLIVGFSFGAFLEGAAGFGAPVAITAALLVGLGFNPLYAAGLCLIVNTAPVAFGAMGIPILVAGQVTGLDSFEIGQMVGRQLPFLTIIVLFWIMAIMDGWRGVKETWPAVMVAGGSFAIAQYLSSNFLGPELPDIISSLVSLVCLTLFLKRWQPVRIFRFADMGASHVDQTLARTGYTAGQIVRAWSPFLFLTATVTLWSIPPFKALFAPGGALYDMVINISVPFLDKMVARMPPVVHDATPYAAVFKFDWFSATGTAILFAAILSVVWLRMKPAVAVQTFAATIKELMLPIYSIGMVLAFAFISNYSGLSSTLALALAHTGHAFTFFSPFLGWLGVFLTGSDTSSNALFAALQATAAQQIGVSDVLLVAANTTGGVTGKMISPQSIAIACAAVGLVGKESDLFRFTVKHSLIFTCMVGVITTLQAYVLTWMIP; via the coding sequence ATGAGCCTCTGGCAACAAAACTACGATCCCGCCGGGAACATCTGGCTGTCGAGCCTGATCGCATCGCTACCCATTCTGTTCTTCTTCTTTGCGCTGATTAAGCTCAAGCTGAAGGGCTACCTTGCCGCGACGTATACCGTTGCCATCGCCCTGCTGGTGGCGCTGTTCTTCTATAAAATGCCGGTCGATCGCGCGCTGGCCTCCGTGGTGTATGGTTTCTTCTACGGCCTGTGGCCGATTGCGTGGATCATCATCGCCGCCGTCTTTGTCTACAAAATCTCGGTCAAAACCGGGCAGTTCGACATTATTCGCTCGTCGATTCTCTCTATCACACCGGACCAGCGTTTGCAGATGCTGATTGTCGGTTTCTCCTTCGGGGCGTTCCTTGAAGGGGCAGCAGGATTCGGCGCGCCGGTGGCGATCACCGCCGCCCTGCTGGTCGGGCTGGGCTTTAATCCCCTGTATGCCGCGGGCCTGTGCCTGATTGTGAACACCGCGCCGGTGGCCTTTGGCGCGATGGGCATTCCGATTCTGGTGGCGGGCCAGGTGACCGGACTGGACAGCTTCGAGATCGGCCAGATGGTGGGCCGCCAGCTGCCGTTCCTGACCATTATCGTGCTGTTCTGGATCATGGCGATTATGGACGGCTGGCGCGGCGTGAAGGAGACCTGGCCTGCGGTGATGGTGGCGGGCGGTTCGTTCGCCATTGCCCAGTATCTCAGCTCCAACTTCCTCGGCCCGGAACTGCCGGACATCATCTCTTCCCTGGTGTCGCTGGTCTGTCTGACATTATTCCTGAAACGCTGGCAGCCGGTACGTATCTTCCGCTTTGCTGACATGGGCGCATCGCACGTGGATCAGACGCTGGCGCGCACCGGCTATACCGCCGGACAGATTGTGCGCGCATGGTCGCCGTTCCTGTTCCTGACCGCAACCGTGACGCTGTGGAGCATTCCGCCGTTTAAGGCGCTGTTCGCCCCGGGCGGCGCGCTGTACGACATGGTGATTAATATCTCCGTGCCGTTCCTCGACAAGATGGTCGCCCGTATGCCGCCGGTGGTGCACGACGCCACGCCGTATGCGGCGGTGTTTAAGTTCGACTGGTTCTCTGCCACCGGCACAGCCATCCTGTTTGCCGCTATCCTTTCCGTAGTGTGGCTGCGCATGAAGCCTGCCGTCGCGGTACAGACTTTTGCGGCGACGATTAAAGAGCTGATGCTGCCGATCTACTCCATCGGGATGGTGCTGGCGTTCGCGTTTATTTCGAACTACTCCGGCCTGTCGTCGACGCTGGCGTTAGCGCTGGCGCACACCGGCCACGCGTTTACCTTCTTCTCGCCGTTCCTCGGCTGGCTGGGGGTCTTCCTGACCGGTTCAGATACGTCATCTAACGCCCTGTTTGCCGCCCTCCAGGCAACGGCCGCGCAGCAGATTGGCGTCTCGGACGTGCTGCTGGTCGCTGCGAACACCACCGGCGGCGTGACCGGGAAGATGATCTCGCCGCAGTCCATCGCCATTGCCTGTGCCGCGGTAGGACTGGTGGGTAAAGAGTCGGATCTGTTCCGTTTTACCGTGAAACACAGCCTGATATTTACCTGCATGGTAGGCGTGATCACCACATTGCAGGCCTATGTCTTAACCTGGATGATTCCATGA
- a CDS encoding fimbrial protein yields MKIKNVALAIAAAGILLSSQSVLASSDSGVNTSLDAGAGSQSTGGVINFTGKITLISCDITPASKNKTVDLGAWAKNYFDEHVETTPREFKINVENCPPAVESVAVLFDGNKDSDDATLLQVTPGTGMATGVGVKLYNSDRSTAIKPGTVSKTTAPDEEGNAELTFYAALDKDGTEINAGDVNAVSNFLMVYN; encoded by the coding sequence ATGAAAATCAAAAATGTGGCGCTGGCAATTGCCGCAGCGGGGATACTGTTATCTTCTCAATCAGTGCTGGCAAGTAGTGATTCAGGGGTAAATACGTCCCTGGACGCTGGCGCCGGCTCGCAAAGCACTGGCGGGGTAATCAATTTTACCGGGAAAATTACCCTTATTTCCTGTGATATTACGCCTGCGTCAAAAAACAAAACGGTAGACCTTGGTGCATGGGCGAAAAACTACTTTGATGAGCACGTCGAAACGACGCCGCGTGAGTTTAAAATCAATGTGGAGAATTGTCCCCCGGCGGTTGAATCTGTTGCGGTGCTGTTCGACGGGAATAAAGATTCGGACGATGCCACGCTGTTGCAGGTTACGCCAGGCACGGGGATGGCGACGGGCGTCGGGGTGAAGCTCTATAACAGCGATCGCAGCACGGCGATTAAACCGGGCACGGTTTCTAAAACAACCGCACCGGATGAAGAAGGCAATGCTGAATTAACTTTCTATGCCGCACTTGACAAAGATGGCACGGAAATCAACGCGGGTGATGTCAACGCCGTATCCAACTTCCTGATGGTTTATAACTGA
- a CDS encoding fimbria/pilus outer membrane usher protein, with the protein MLFRLFRYAPLSVLLLSFSRAGIAEDYFDPAALELSSTEQKTADLHYFSEKGGQMPGTWLVTLEINGREERHQEITFVNEKGSLQPVFSVSLLETLGVNVRAIPAFSRLQEGETFTHLADFIPAARTSYDFSQQRLFLSLPQAAMKHRSRGYVPQSRWDDGIPAAFTDYSLSGGQARHQSGVTTSSYLSLRNGINLGAWRLRNTSAWSHSDAGGDHFQSQSSWLTRDIRRLNSQLRLGDAWTAGDVFDSVAFRGVQLSSSESMLPDSQRGFAPTIRGVAHSFAKVSVSQNGYVIYETWVAAGPFIINDLFPGAQSGDLQVTVTESDGSTRVFTQPYSAVPFMRRQGSLKYSLNAGRFHSGSGDARSPEFVEGAFFYGLLSRMTVYGGFRTANNYQAGAIGVGRGFGAFGSLGIDDTLAKSRLPNGKSAMGQAWRIQYQKDFSATGTAFSLASYRYASRNYYEFGELNQSDSQQLQLNNRRSRSQVTFSQTLGQFGSLSVSAWMQDYWHTSGQDKTIHIGWYTSWRGISWGAGYDYTDSALEQHPDRTVSFNVNVPLGHWLPDSSVSYFINHNNRGMTTQQVSLNGSALANRNLIYSVQQSQASEGQADSTSLALQYNGGYGNVSLGYDHSRSGSNASLGLAGGVIATQYGITLSQPLGDTVALIRVPGAANVEPEGYNGIHTNSRGYAVMPTLSAYRKNTVSLDTATLGENVDVEQSGLTLIPTSGAVVLANYKTHIGYRVLFSLRYHGEPLPFGAQAEVVEQNRRSANRSMVADGGQAYLSGVPERGTLRVTWYEDGEQQQCQTPFRLGKAHMAPGIATLSVECH; encoded by the coding sequence ATGCTTTTTCGCCTGTTTCGTTACGCGCCGCTTTCGGTGTTGCTGCTTAGCTTCAGCCGCGCGGGGATAGCCGAGGATTATTTTGATCCCGCCGCGCTGGAGCTTTCCTCTACCGAACAGAAAACGGCGGATCTGCACTATTTCTCTGAAAAGGGCGGGCAAATGCCAGGCACCTGGCTCGTGACGCTGGAGATTAACGGACGCGAGGAGCGGCATCAGGAGATCACCTTCGTCAATGAGAAAGGCAGCCTGCAACCCGTTTTTAGCGTATCGCTGCTGGAAACGCTTGGGGTGAATGTCAGGGCCATTCCTGCATTCTCCCGATTGCAGGAGGGGGAAACGTTCACGCACCTCGCGGATTTTATTCCGGCAGCGCGGACCTCCTATGACTTCAGCCAGCAGCGCCTTTTTCTCAGCCTGCCACAGGCGGCGATGAAACACCGCAGCCGTGGCTACGTGCCGCAGTCACGGTGGGATGATGGTATCCCGGCGGCATTTACTGATTACAGTCTGTCGGGCGGCCAGGCACGTCATCAGAGTGGCGTCACGACATCCAGCTATCTGAGCCTGCGTAACGGTATCAATCTGGGGGCGTGGCGGTTGCGCAACACCTCCGCCTGGAGCCACAGCGACGCGGGTGGCGACCATTTTCAGTCGCAAAGTAGCTGGCTGACCCGGGATATTCGCCGTCTTAACAGCCAGCTGCGGCTCGGCGATGCCTGGACCGCAGGCGATGTCTTCGATAGCGTGGCGTTTCGCGGGGTACAGCTCTCATCAAGCGAAAGCATGTTACCCGACAGCCAGCGCGGTTTTGCACCAACCATCCGCGGTGTCGCACACAGTTTCGCTAAAGTCTCCGTTTCGCAAAATGGCTATGTGATCTATGAAACCTGGGTGGCCGCCGGGCCATTTATCATTAACGATCTGTTCCCCGGCGCACAAAGTGGCGATCTACAGGTTACGGTCACGGAAAGTGACGGCTCAACGCGCGTCTTTACCCAACCCTATTCTGCGGTGCCGTTTATGCGACGCCAGGGCAGCCTGAAATACAGCCTCAATGCCGGACGATTTCACTCCGGCTCCGGCGATGCACGTTCGCCCGAGTTTGTTGAAGGCGCTTTCTTCTACGGTCTGCTCTCCAGGATGACGGTGTATGGCGGCTTTCGCACGGCGAACAACTATCAGGCCGGTGCGATTGGCGTAGGCAGAGGATTTGGCGCATTCGGCTCGCTGGGCATTGACGATACGCTGGCAAAAAGCCGTTTACCCAACGGCAAAAGCGCGATGGGGCAGGCGTGGCGCATTCAGTACCAGAAAGATTTTAGCGCGACCGGCACCGCCTTCAGTCTTGCCAGTTATCGCTATGCCTCGCGTAATTACTATGAATTTGGCGAACTGAATCAGTCTGACAGCCAACAGTTGCAACTTAATAATCGCCGTAGCCGCTCGCAGGTCACCTTCTCACAGACGCTGGGTCAGTTCGGCAGCCTCAGCGTCTCGGCATGGATGCAGGATTACTGGCATACCTCCGGGCAGGATAAAACTATCCATATTGGCTGGTACACCAGCTGGCGGGGCATTTCCTGGGGCGCGGGGTATGACTACACCGACTCAGCGCTTGAGCAGCATCCCGATCGCACCGTGTCGTTTAACGTCAATGTTCCGCTTGGTCACTGGTTACCGGACAGCTCGGTCAGTTACTTCATCAACCATAACAATCGCGGGATGACCACGCAGCAGGTGTCACTCAACGGCAGCGCGCTGGCGAACCGCAACCTTATTTACAGCGTTCAGCAGAGTCAGGCCAGCGAGGGACAAGCCGACAGCACCAGCCTGGCGCTGCAATACAACGGTGGTTATGGCAACGTCAGCCTCGGTTATGACCACAGCCGAAGCGGTAGCAACGCGAGCCTCGGACTCGCCGGAGGCGTTATCGCCACGCAGTATGGCATCACGCTTAGCCAGCCGCTGGGCGATACCGTTGCCCTGATACGCGTGCCCGGTGCGGCAAACGTTGAGCCGGAGGGCTACAACGGGATCCATACCAACAGCCGCGGCTATGCGGTCATGCCAACGCTCTCGGCGTATCGCAAAAATACCGTCAGTCTTGATACGGCGACGCTGGGTGAGAACGTCGACGTTGAGCAGAGCGGTCTGACGCTCATTCCTACCAGCGGCGCGGTGGTGCTGGCCAATTACAAAACCCACATTGGTTATCGCGTTCTGTTTTCCCTGCGCTACCACGGCGAACCGTTGCCGTTTGGCGCGCAGGCTGAAGTGGTGGAGCAGAACCGCCGTTCTGCAAACCGAAGCATGGTCGCTGACGGCGGTCAGGCCTACCTGAGCGGCGTACCAGAGCGCGGCACCCTGCGCGTCACCTGGTATGAAGACGGGGAGCAGCAGCAATGCCAGACACCTTTCAGACTGGGGAAAGCGCATATGGCCCCCGGTATCGCCACGCTGTCCGTTGAGTGCCATTAG
- a CDS encoding fimbrial protein: MRRFIHWFFYLSLLSLFGMLSFHVHAQTSPCHTTRDQWVVQVPYAIGYAPGTADWTPISAPIQSTGADFYSCDGGNDAWRSIGFVDMDNPVGTVVGEDGASRHVYKTQIDGIGYALGFREQQYCGADAIRYIDGTSQMNGNESRRICDASQNPAFASASTYKMQFWVVFYKIPTTSAMPDDNANSQEQNVGSLILQAGENQASATNVATPVQIHLASFTVRRTSCSVGSRSILVPMGSVSQREFHGTGSRAGGGRFSIPVTCENNTAVKMGFFGDTTPANDRALALTKQEDSASGVGIELLYGDNTGSVQGQVVQWNTPQVSALGQVGDNQTQTFWFDAHYIQTEENVTAGKADAMATFNLIYN; encoded by the coding sequence ATGCGTCGTTTTATTCACTGGTTTTTCTATCTGAGCCTTCTTTCGCTGTTTGGCATGCTGAGTTTTCATGTCCATGCCCAGACCTCGCCTTGCCACACCACGCGCGATCAGTGGGTCGTTCAGGTGCCTTACGCCATTGGGTATGCACCCGGCACGGCGGACTGGACGCCGATATCTGCGCCGATACAGTCTACCGGGGCGGATTTCTACAGCTGTGATGGCGGGAATGACGCCTGGCGGAGTATCGGCTTTGTCGACATGGATAACCCCGTCGGCACCGTAGTAGGTGAGGACGGCGCGTCACGTCACGTCTATAAAACCCAGATTGACGGCATTGGCTACGCGCTGGGGTTCCGGGAGCAGCAGTACTGCGGCGCCGATGCGATACGCTATATTGACGGCACAAGTCAGATGAATGGCAATGAGTCCCGGCGCATTTGCGACGCATCGCAAAACCCCGCCTTTGCCAGCGCCTCAACGTACAAAATGCAGTTCTGGGTGGTGTTTTATAAAATTCCAACGACCAGCGCCATGCCTGACGATAACGCCAATTCCCAGGAGCAAAATGTGGGATCGCTGATATTGCAGGCGGGAGAAAATCAAGCCAGCGCCACCAATGTGGCGACACCGGTACAGATCCATCTCGCCAGCTTCACCGTCAGGCGTACCAGCTGTTCAGTAGGCTCTCGCAGCATTCTTGTTCCCATGGGGAGCGTGAGCCAGCGTGAATTTCACGGCACAGGTTCACGGGCCGGAGGCGGACGCTTCAGCATTCCGGTGACCTGCGAAAATAACACGGCGGTTAAGATGGGGTTCTTTGGCGATACCACGCCGGCCAACGATCGGGCACTGGCATTGACGAAGCAGGAGGATAGCGCCAGCGGTGTCGGGATCGAACTGCTCTACGGTGACAATACCGGTTCGGTTCAGGGGCAGGTGGTACAGTGGAACACCCCGCAGGTATCAGCGCTTGGGCAAGTGGGGGATAACCAGACGCAGACCTTCTGGTTTGATGCGCATTATATTCAGACAGAAGAGAACGTGACGGCGGGAAAAGCGGATGCGATGGCGACGTTTAACCTGATTTACAACTGA
- a CDS encoding IS3-like element ISEc52 family transposase (programmed frameshift), with protein sequence MKKRNFSAEFKRESAQLVVDQNYTVADAASAMDVGLSTMTRWVKQLRDERQGKTPKASPITPEQIEIRELRKKLQRIEMENEIFKKGYRALDVRLPEQFSIIGKLRARYPVATLCHVFGVHRSSYKYWKNRPEKPDGRRAVLRSQVLELHGISHGSAGARSIATMATQRGYQMGRWLAGRLMKELGLVSCQQPTHRYKRGGHEHVAIPNHLERQFAVTEPNQVWCGDVTYIWTGKRWAYLAVVLDLFARKPVGWAMSFSPDSRLTMKALEMAWETRGKPVGVMFHSDQGSHYTSRQFRQLLWRYRIRQSMSRRGNCWDNSPMERFFRSLKNEWVPATGYVSFSDAAHAITDYIVGYYSALRPHEYNGGLTPNESENRYWKNSNAVASFC encoded by the exons ATGAAAAAAAGAAATTTCAGCGCAGAGTTTAAACGCGAATCCGCTCAACTGGTCGTTGACCAGAACTACACCGTGGCAGATGCAGCCAGCGCTATGGATGTCGGCCTTTCCACAATGACGCGATGGGTGAAACAATTACGTGATGAACGGCAGGGCAAAACACCAAAAGCCTCCCCCATTACCCCGGAACAAATTGAAATCCGTGAGCTCAGGAAAAAGCTACAACGTATTGAAATGGAAAATGAAATAT TTAAAAAAGGCTACCGCGCTCTTGATGTCAGACTCCCTGAACAGTTCTCGATAATCGGGAAACTCAGGGCGCGTTATCCTGTGGCCACTCTCTGCCATGTGTTCGGGGTTCATCGCAGCAGCTACAAATACTGGAAAAACCGTCCTGAAAAGCCAGACGGCAGACGGGCTGTATTACGCAGTCAGGTACTTGAACTGCATGGCATCAGCCACGGCTCTGCCGGAGCAAGAAGCATCGCCACAATGGCAACCCAGAGAGGTTACCAAATGGGGCGCTGGCTTGCTGGCAGACTCATGAAAGAGCTGGGGCTGGTCAGTTGCCAGCAGCCGACTCACCGGTATAAGCGTGGCGGTCATGAGCACGTTGCTATCCCGAATCATCTTGAGCGACAGTTCGCCGTAACGGAACCAAATCAGGTGTGGTGCGGTGATGTGACCTATATCTGGACGGGTAAGCGCTGGGCGTACCTCGCCGTTGTTCTCGACCTGTTCGCAAGAAAGCCAGTGGGCTGGGCCATGTCGTTCTCGCCGGACAGCAGGCTCACCATGAAAGCACTGGAAATGGCATGGGAAACCCGTGGTAAGCCCGTCGGGGTGATGTTCCACAGCGATCAAGGCAGCCATTATACGAGCAGGCAGTTCCGGCAGTTACTGTGGCGATACCGGATCAGGCAGAGTATGAGTCGGCGTGGAAACTGCTGGGATAACAGCCCAATGGAGCGCTTCTTCAGGAGTCTGAAGAACGAATGGGTGCCGGCGACGGGCTATGTAAGCTTCAGCGATGCAGCTCACGCAATAACGGACTATATCGTTGGATATTACAGCGCACTAAGACCGCACGAATATAATGGTGGGTTAACGCCAAACGAATCAGAAAACCGATACTGGAAAAACTCTAACGCGGTGGCCAGTTTTTGTTGA
- a CDS encoding DUF4011 domain-containing protein: MNSTESSTFQNSALSLEQKLEKARAELLDLGARNRLLNIPRSKNTRFLEVIDERSELVYKLLFNEKKTFTFLHGKSGKEDGLESEDSLSEEKYFIYQFDETDTEIKSQHLDTKLQTRLTPKGLQTRLLDLYHDAKTLEEEQGANILFLALGTLKWVDPANKENIRYAPLILVPVSLERGSAGERFKLKARSEDIIPNLSLEAFLERVHQITLPVMQSDDDEINISGYFDSVQQAIALKSDWEVIPNDIILGLFSFSKFLMY, encoded by the coding sequence ATGAATTCTACTGAGAGCTCAACCTTTCAAAACAGCGCCCTTTCTTTAGAACAAAAACTTGAAAAAGCCAGGGCTGAACTTCTGGACTTAGGGGCAAGGAACCGCTTACTCAACATTCCACGATCGAAGAATACGCGTTTCTTGGAAGTGATTGATGAGCGTTCCGAACTGGTTTACAAACTTCTGTTTAATGAAAAAAAGACGTTCACATTTTTACATGGTAAATCAGGAAAAGAAGACGGCCTGGAGAGTGAAGATAGTCTTTCAGAGGAAAAATATTTTATTTATCAATTCGATGAGACAGACACCGAAATAAAATCGCAGCATCTTGATACCAAACTACAGACTCGTTTGACACCTAAAGGGTTGCAGACCCGATTACTCGATTTGTATCACGACGCCAAAACGCTTGAAGAAGAGCAAGGAGCAAACATTCTTTTCCTGGCATTGGGCACGTTGAAGTGGGTGGATCCCGCGAATAAAGAGAATATCCGTTATGCCCCGTTGATTCTGGTGCCAGTCAGTCTGGAACGCGGTAGTGCTGGAGAAAGATTTAAACTAAAAGCGCGTTCAGAAGACATAATCCCTAACCTTTCTCTGGAAGCCTTCCTTGAACGCGTGCACCAGATCACATTACCTGTAATGCAATCTGACGATGATGAAATTAACATAAGTGGTTACTTTGACTCTGTACAGCAAGCAATAGCATTGAAATCAGATTGGGAAGTTATACCCAACGACATTATCCTTGGTTTGTTCTCATTTTCTAAATTTTTGATGTATTGA
- a CDS encoding YibL family ribosome-associated protein, translated as MKEVEKNEIKRLSDRLDLIRHQMAGLSLVDSAEKYAELEKESVKLEAEIERLRDVKGQKLSKEAQKLMNMPHRRAITKKEQADMGKLKKSVRGLVVVHPMTELGREMGLKEMTGFCKTAF; from the coding sequence ATGAAAGAAGTCGAAAAGAACGAAATTAAACGCCTGAGCGACCGCCTGGATCTGATCCGCCATCAGATGGCTGGCCTCTCCCTGGTCGATTCCGCCGAGAAATATGCCGAGCTGGAAAAAGAGTCCGTGAAGCTGGAGGCGGAAATTGAGCGCCTGCGCGACGTGAAAGGCCAGAAGCTGAGTAAAGAAGCGCAGAAGCTGATGAACATGCCGCATCGCCGCGCGATCACCAAAAAAGAGCAGGCCGACATGGGCAAGCTGAAGAAGAGCGTCCGTGGCCTGGTGGTGGTGCACCCGATGACCGAGCTTGGCCGCGAAATGGGCCTGAAAGAGATGACGGGCTTTTGTAAGACCGCGTTCTGA
- the mtlR gene encoding mannitol operon repressor MtlR: MMQSPAQVSLRPNNRLSDMQAIMEQTQAFENRVLERLNAGKTVRSFLIAAVELLTEAVNILVLQVFRKDDYAVKYAVEPLLDGDGPLGDLSVRLKLIYGLGVLNRQEYEDAELLMALREELNHDGNEYTFTDDEILGPFGELHCVSALPPAPTFDNSDPELYAMQKLRYQQVVRSTMVLSLTELISKISLKKAFQK; the protein is encoded by the coding sequence ATGATGCAGAGTCCGGCGCAGGTTAGCCTGCGCCCGAATAACAGATTGTCAGATATGCAGGCAATAATGGAACAAACCCAGGCCTTTGAAAATCGTGTGCTTGAGCGTCTGAATGCTGGCAAAACCGTACGAAGTTTCCTGATTGCCGCCGTTGAGCTGTTAACCGAGGCGGTGAACATTCTGGTGCTTCAGGTGTTTCGCAAAGACGACTACGCGGTAAAGTATGCTGTAGAACCGTTACTGGACGGAGACGGACCGCTGGGCGATTTATCGGTACGGCTGAAGCTGATTTACGGTCTTGGCGTGCTGAACCGCCAGGAGTATGAAGACGCCGAGCTGTTAATGGCGCTGCGCGAAGAGCTTAATCATGACGGTAACGAGTACACCTTTACCGATGATGAGATTCTGGGCCCCTTCGGCGAACTGCACTGCGTATCCGCGCTTCCTCCCGCACCGACGTTTGATAACAGCGACCCTGAGCTGTACGCGATGCAAAAGCTGCGTTATCAACAGGTTGTTCGCTCCACCATGGTGCTTTCCCTGACTGAGCTGATTTCTAAAATCAGCTTAAAAAAAGCGTTTCAGAAGTAA
- the mtlD gene encoding mannitol-1-phosphate 5-dehydrogenase, which yields MKALHFGAGNIGRGFIGKLLADAGITLTFADVNQVVLDALNARHSYQVHVVGENEQVETVSGVNAVSSIGDDVIDLIANVDLVTTAVGPVVLERIAPAVAKGLAKRKAQGVDAPLNIIACENMVRGTTQLKGHVLAAVADEDKAWVEAHVGFVDSAVDRIVPPSESATNDPLEVTVETFSEWIVDKTQFKGALPTIPGMELTDNLMAFVERKLFTLNTGHAITAYLGKLAGHQTIRDAILDENIRAVVKGAMEESGAVLIKRYGFDADKHAAYIQKILGRFENPYLKDDVERVGRQPLRKLSAGDRLIKPLLGTLEYGLPHANLVKGIAAAMHYRSEQDPQAIELAQLIDDKGAQAALAQISGLDANSDVVAEAVSAYNATK from the coding sequence ATGAAAGCATTACATTTTGGCGCAGGTAATATCGGTCGTGGCTTTATCGGTAAACTGCTGGCAGACGCGGGCATTACCCTGACATTCGCCGATGTGAATCAGGTGGTTCTGGATGCCCTGAATGCCCGTCATAGCTATCAGGTTCACGTGGTGGGTGAAAACGAGCAGGTTGAAACGGTCTCTGGCGTCAATGCGGTGAGCAGCATTGGCGACGACGTGATCGACCTCATCGCGAACGTTGACCTCGTCACCACTGCCGTGGGTCCGGTAGTACTTGAGCGTATCGCCCCGGCGGTTGCGAAAGGCCTGGCGAAACGTAAAGCGCAGGGCGTTGACGCTCCGCTGAACATCATCGCCTGTGAAAACATGGTGCGCGGCACCACGCAGTTGAAAGGCCACGTTCTTGCGGCCGTTGCAGACGAAGATAAAGCCTGGGTTGAAGCGCACGTCGGGTTTGTAGATTCCGCCGTTGACCGCATCGTTCCGCCATCCGAATCCGCCACCAACGATCCGCTGGAAGTGACCGTGGAAACCTTCAGCGAGTGGATCGTTGATAAAACCCAGTTTAAGGGCGCGCTGCCGACCATTCCGGGAATGGAATTAACCGATAACCTGATGGCATTTGTCGAACGTAAACTCTTCACGCTGAACACCGGGCATGCTATAACCGCGTACCTCGGAAAATTGGCCGGTCATCAGACGATTCGTGACGCGATCCTCGATGAGAACATCCGTGCGGTGGTCAAAGGGGCAATGGAAGAGAGCGGCGCGGTGCTGATCAAACGCTACGGTTTTGATGCTGATAAACACGCAGCATACATCCAGAAAATCCTCGGTCGTTTTGAAAACCCGTATCTGAAAGATGACGTTGAGCGCGTGGGTCGTCAGCCGCTGCGTAAACTAAGCGCGGGCGACCGCCTGATTAAACCGCTGCTGGGCACGCTGGAATACGGCCTGCCGCACGCTAACCTGGTGAAGGGCATCGCTGCCGCTATGCACTACCGCAGCGAGCAGGACCCGCAGGCGATTGAGCTGGCTCAGCTGATTGATGACAAAGGCGCGCAGGCTGCGCTGGCGCAGATCTCCGGTCTGGATGCCAACAGTGACGTAGTTGCGGAGGCGGTCAGCGCATACAACGCAACCAAATGA